In Henckelia pumila isolate YLH828 unplaced genomic scaffold, ASM3356847v2 CTG_80:::fragment_1, whole genome shotgun sequence, one genomic interval encodes:
- the LOC140873605 gene encoding soluble inorganic pyrophosphatase PPA1, which yields MADNDDGSPVAPQRRAPRLNERILSSLSRRSVAAHPWHDLEIGRGAPEIINVVIEIPKGSKVKYELDKKTGLIKVDRILYSSVVYPHNYGFIPRTLCEDNDPMDVLVLMQEPVVPGCFLRARAIGLMPMIDQGEKDDKIIAVCADDPEYRHYTDISQLAPHRLTEIRRFFEDYKKNEHKEVAVNEFLPSDTAKDAIQYSMDLYAEYILQTLRK from the exons ATGGCCGACAACGACGATGGATCTCCAGTCGCACCTCAAAGGCGTGCTCCTCGTTTAAATGAGAGAATCCTTTCATCTTTGTCGAGGAGATCAGTTGCAGCTCATCCTTGGCATGACCTTGAGATTG GCCGTGGAGCACCTGAAATTATTAATGTT GTGATCGAGATACCAAAAGGAAGTAAAGTGAAATACGAACTTGACAAAAAAACTGGTCTGATCAAG GTTGATCGCATATTGTATTCATCAGTGGTCTATCCTCACAACTACGGTTTCATTCCGCGAACACTATGTGAAGATAATGACCCTATGGACGTTCTAGTCCTAATGCAG GAGCCTGTCGTCCCAGGCTGTTTTCTTCGGGCCAGAGCTATTGGCCTGATGCCTATGATTGACCAG GGAGAGAAGGATGATAAGATAATTGCGGTATGTGCTGATGATCCTGAGTATCGCCACTACACAGATATCAGTCAGCTGGCACCTCATAGGCTAACTGAAATCCGGCGATTCTTTGAAGACT ACAAGAAGAATGAACACAAAGAGGTGGCAGTGAACGAGTTTTTGCCTTCAGACACTGCCAAGGATGCCATTCAATACTCCAT GGACCTATATGCTGAGTACATCTTGCAGACCTTAAGGAAATAA
- the LOC140873606 gene encoding mitochondrial import inner membrane translocase subunit Tim13, which yields MDPFSSSSSIGSSSKISPDDLMDQLKTQLAQAYAEEFLETVRGKCFEKCITKPGSSLSGSEGSCISRCVERYMEATGIVSRALFNQSR from the exons ATGGACCCTttctcttcttcatcatcaatTGGATCATCTTCCAAAATATCGCCGGATGATTTGATGGATCAGCTTAAAACTCAGCTGGCTCAGGCTTATGCCGAAGAATTTCTCGAG ACTGTGCGAGGGAAGTGCTTTGAGAAGTGCATTACTAAGCCCGGTAGTAGCCTCAGTGGTAGTGAAGGCAGTTGCATCTCCAGGTGTGTGGAACGCTATATGGAGGCCACTGGTATTGTTAGCAGAGCCCTCTTTAACCAATCTCGCTGA